One segment of Salvia splendens isolate huo1 chromosome 20, SspV2, whole genome shotgun sequence DNA contains the following:
- the LOC121781996 gene encoding WAT1-related protein At1g43650-like, translating to MGKLKLVSMLEENKGCLGMILVQLAYAGMAMFSKAAIDRGMNPYIFVVYRQAFATITLAPFAFFLDRKNPDHPLSYTLILKIFLSSFFGITLSSNLYSYAINYVSATFASVGINTIPALTFLVAVIFRFETCSIRTSAGIAKFVGSGLSLSGAMVFAFVKGPLVRLMKCSNSMNSKDSNEKWVQGCMLMLAANFIWASWFVMQAPLVKKYPSKFRLIMLQCFFSCTQSSIWALAMERDISKWRLKWDLNLFSVAYCGIVVNGISFWLQLWAVEKKGPFYAAAFTPLILIFTALFSLFLWNEMLYLGSFCGAILLIGGLYCVIWGKNKETQINENQDKVDAKEEMVV from the exons atgggGAAATTGAAGTTGGTGAGTATGTTAGAAGAAAATAAAGGTTGCCTAGGAATGATATTGGTGCAGCTTGCATATGCAGGCATGGCTATGTTCTCGAAAGCCGCCATCGATCGAGGAATGAACCCTTACATCTTCGTTGTTTATCGCCAGGCGTTTGCCACCATAACCTTAGCTCCATTCGCATTCTTTCTCGATag GAAGAACCCTGATCACCCTTTGTCGTACACCCTAATCTTGAAGATTTTCTTGAGTTCTTTCTTCGG CATAACTTTGAGTTCTAATCTATACTCATATGCAATAAACTATGTCTCCGCAACATTTGCTTCCGTCGGCATCAACACAATTCCGGCTCTCACCTTTCTCGTCGCGGTTATATTTCG ATTTGAGACATGTTCGATCAGAACTTCAGCTGGAATAGCAAAATTTGTTGGTTCGGGTTTGAGCTTATCGGGAGCAATGGTGTTTGCCTTCGTAAAAGGGCCTCTAGTTAGGTTGATGAAATGCTCAAATTCAATGAATTCTAAGGATTCCAATGAGAAATGGGTGCAGGGTTGCATGCTTATGCTTGCAGCCAATTTTATTTGGGCATCATGGTTTGTCATGCag GCTCCTCTAGTGAAGAAGTATCCATCGAAATTCCGACTGATAATGTTGCAGTGCTTTTTTAGCTGCACACAATCATCAATTTGGGCATTGGCTATGGAGAGGGACATATCAAAGTGGCGACTTAAATGGGATCTCAATCTTTTCTCTGTCGCATATTGT GGAATAGTAGTGAATGGAATAAGCTTTTGGCTGCAGCTGTGGGCAGTGGAGAAGAAAGGGCCATTTTATGCAGCTGCATTCACTCCTTTGATTCTCATCTTCACAgctctcttctctctttttctaTGGAATGAGATGCTCTATCTTGGAAG TTTTTGTGGAGCCATATTACTGATAGGGGGATTGTATTGCGtcatttgggggaagaataaggAAACCCAAATCAATGAAAACCAAGATAAAGTTGATGCAAAAGAGGAAATGGTGGTGTAG
- the LOC121781186 gene encoding WAT1-related protein At1g43650-like, which translates to MAFTFFKGPPLYSQSAHHLFDEKPHSNHDWIKGVLLAIAGQLFYAMWITMQAPLLNQFPDKLRLTILQCAFSCLSSTVYAAAMGRHPSSWKLRWDIDLLSVSYCGVIVTGLSYWLQAWVIEKKGPVFSAIFGPLALVIAAIFSAIFLNETLYMGSVLGCGLLVGGLYSFLWGRIREAHIQAQKVLDNEAHLETPAVDEDQGQEFLNVLC; encoded by the exons ATGGCCTTCACCTTCTTCAAGGGCCCACCTCTCTACTCACAATCAGCCCACCACCTGTTCGACGAAAAGCCTCACTCAAACCACGATTGGATCAAAGGCGTTCTCCTCGCCATCGCCGGCCAACTCTTCTACGCTATGTGGATCACTATGCAGGCTCCTCTCCTCAACCAATTTCCCGACAAACTGCGCCTCACGATTCTGCAATGCGCCTTCAGCTGCCTCTCGTCTACGGTCTACGCCGCCGCCATGGGGAGGCATCCCTCCTCCTGGAAGCTTCGATGGGATATtgatctcttatccgtctcctATTGT GGTGTGATAGTGACAGGGCTGAGTTATTGGCTGCAAGCTTGGGTTATAGAGAAGAAAGGGCCGGTTTTCAGCGCCATTTTCGGGCCGTTGGCGCTCGTTATAGCTGCTATCTTTTCCGCTATTTTCCTCAATGAAACTCTTTACATGGGAAG TGTTTTGGGGTGTGGATTGCTGGTGGGTGGGCTTTATAGTTTCTTGTGGGGTAGAATTAGAGAGGCCCATATCCAAGCCCAAAAAGTTTTGGATAATGAAGCCCATCTTGAGACCCCAGCTGTGGATGAAGACCAAGGGCAAGAGTTCCTTAATGTTCTCTGTTAA
- the LOC121782779 gene encoding replication protein A 70 kDa DNA-binding subunit D-like, whose amino-acid sequence MNSYTEVFEVKDLTFPRMMFAFKPFPEISLLRQYDDTAFFDVIGVITNPGKEVKQSKYRLIEIEINDEQHNKIFCTIWESNVDSYKEDFKKSKGTIPVVIVQICKTNLFRGEMRISTHFQASKVLINPELDEVTAFRKRIEGDERFIPYGSLGQVGPFISSEFENLTVKSLEDLECLEDGLYWVFGKIVSVEAHYDTWYYMSCKTCFKKVEAEDNKFNCSVCKSTYSHAYRRYRFIVNIVDDTSNTSLLVWDREGIQLIGKKVYEFIGADNQWRTLLKK is encoded by the exons ATGAATAGCTACACTGAGGTGTTTGAGGTTAAAGATTTGACATTTCCTAGAATGATGTTTGCTTTCAAGCCATTCCCTGAAATTTCCCTATTGAGACAGTATGATGACACAGCTTTTTTTG ATGTTATTGGAGTTATCACTAATCCAGGAAAAGAGGTCAAGCAATCTAAGTACAGGCTTATTGAGATTGAAATCAATGATGAACA gcataataaaatattttgtacaATTTGGGAATCAAATGTTGATTCTTACAAGGAAGATTTCAAAAAGAGTAAAGGAACCATTCCCGTTGTTATTGTTCAAATTTGCAAGACTAATTTATTCAGAG GTGAAATGAGAATATCGACACACTTTCAAGCGTCGAAGGTTCTAATTAATCCAGAATTAGATGAAGTTACTGCTTTTAGGAAAAG AATTGAAGGTGATGAGAGATTTATTCCCTATGGTTCTTTGGGTCAAGTTGGACCATTCATTAGCAGTGAGTTTGAAAATCTTACAGTGAAGTCTCTTGAGGATTTAGAATGTCTAGAG GATGGTTTATATTGGGTTTTTGGAAAGATTGTATCTGTGGAAGCACATTATGATACATGGTATTACATGTCATGTAAGACCTGTTTTAAGAAGGTGGAGGCAGAGGATAACAAGTTTAACTGTTCAGTATGTAAGAGCACCTATTCCCATGCTTATAGAAG GTATAGATTTATTGTCAATATTGTTGATGATACAAGCAACACTTCACTTTTAGTGTGGGATAGGGAGGGGATCCAACTGATAGGAAAAAAGGTTTATGAATTCATAGGGGCTGATAATCAG TGGAGGACATTGCTAAAGAAATAG